One genomic region from Spodoptera frugiperda isolate SF20-4 chromosome 21, AGI-APGP_CSIRO_Sfru_2.0, whole genome shotgun sequence encodes:
- the LOC118280514 gene encoding uncharacterized protein LOC118280514, whose product MNFYISFILFNIVMCVFSKNIVTKSGLDHINPYSVGLKFFAEINNTSGDDCMVEIHPDECCLEANDAKCNIVEVIGSATDSIAEGTTKTLHLVAPLLDPYDRKGFCTIYVDYKSKTKPKNFIRDTIKIKFDTTLHKSKLPEDAKLCKHVDEDPLNDCKPVNCDTHYNTKRSFFSVVKKRCVEVPMCISNIKAELPKIAYNPTANQCVSKPAISKDDIEFIKVLTGDRNRKTKDILIIKMMDKNMTAPAGDAADDEFNTIARVEEDTKATEQPAKKESRVAIPNYKQGNSTIDCIMGYMTQHKYTIMVLSAIVLLQCCLIFTLIYCLTMNCGCRKKKQVENKYFNYRQDASVTTPLICTSNIDTETTEYQYLSESSNYIDKKIKCYKACQKERKNNIKLSMSDDILSKCLTRRDWHRLPRSETIPEVRNDEEPKGMERKDLNIDSRKPTDTKVNFQEEIRDKRSRSVKSNAKKPENRMNTQDVLSDSSEKVIRCHSYNYDVGSNLTGYEKRGNKRFGIYKSEKKGDSIEQGAQAYFSNDSIEDFLSERGVIFIGDNASKYSFTSVSSAGKSSGTSQSSKTSKNNVVKNVISLLSRKVKGPSSDPGLNKSKPDLDLELLHISRASMCSSSNDSDICKDLKRIKDSTSSL is encoded by the exons ATGAATTTTTacataagttttatattatttaacatagtAATGTgtgtttttagtaaaaatattgtcaCGAAATCCGGTCTCGATCATATAAATCCATATTCAGTTGGTTTAAAGTTTTTCGCCGAAATTAATAATACCAGTGGTGATGACTGTATGGTAGAAATCCATCCCGATGAATGTTGTTTAGAAGCGAATGACGCGAAGTGCAATATTGTTGAAGTCATTGGAAGCGCTACTGATAGTATAGCTGAAG gtacAACAAAGACTCTCCATTTAGTCGCACCTCTCCTGGACCCGTACGATCGAAAAGGATTCTGTACAATATACGTAGATtataaatcaaaaacaaaaccgAAAAATTTCATAAGGGACACGATCAAAATCAAATTTGATACAACATTGCACAAGTCAAAACTGCCTGAAGATGCTAAACTCTGTAAGCATGTCGACGAAGATCCCCTGAATGACTGCAAACCAGTCAACTGTGACACTCATTACAATACCAAAAGATCGTTTTTTAGTGTAGTCAAAAAACGATGCGTTGAAGTACCAATGTGCATTTCTAACATAAAAGCAGAACTACCCAAAATAGCGTACAATCCAACAGCAAACCAATGTGTTAGTAAGCCAGCAATAAGTAAAGATGACATTGAATTTATCAAAGTTTTGACTGGAGACAGGAATAGGAAAACTAAAGATATActcattattaaaatgatggATAAGAATATGACAGCTCCTGCTGGTGATGCGGCTGATGATGAGTTTAATACCATCGCCAGGGTAGAAGAGGATACGAAGGCTACTGAACAACCAGCGAAGAAAGAATCGCGGGTTGCGATCCCGAACTACAAACAAGGGAATTCAACGATAGACTGTATTATGGGATACATGACCCAACACAAGTATACAATAATGGTCCTAAGCGCTATAGTCCTACTCCAATGTTGCCTCATCTTCACCTTGATCTACTGTTTAACGATGAACTGCGGATGCCGTAAGAAGAAACAAGTCGAAAACAAGTATTTCAACTACAGACAGGACGCGTCTGTCACCACACCGTTGATATGCACTAGCAATATCGACACGGAAACCACAGAATACCAGTATTTGAGCGAATCCTCAAACTATAtagataaaaagataaaatgCTACAAAGCTTGCCAGAAAGAGaggaaaaataacattaaactcaGCATGTCTGATGatattttatcgaaatgtctaACTAGGAGGGATTGGCATAGGTTACCACGATCAGAGACTATACCTGAAGTCAGGAACGATGAAGAACCAAAGGGAATGGAGAGAAAAGACCTAAATATAGACAGTCGAAAGCCAACGGACACAAAAGTGAATTTCCAAGAGGAGATCCGTGACAAGAGATCGAGAAGTGTAAAGAGTAATGCTAAAAAACCAGAAAATAGAATGAACACCCAAGACGTATTGAGTGACTCGTCCGAAAAAGTGATCCGATGTCATAGCTACAATTATGATGTTGGATCCAACTTGACGGGTTATGAAAAAAGGGGGAACAAACGTTTTGGCATATACAAATCGGAGAAGAAAGGAGATTCCATAGAACAGGGTGCTCAAGCCTACTTCTCAAACGATTCTATAGAAGACTTCTTGTCAGAAAGAGGAGTCATATTCATCGGTGATAATGCTTCAAAATATTCTTTTACCAGCGTTTCAAGTGCGGGGAAAAGCTCAGGAACTTCGCAATCAAGTAAAACGTCAAAGAATAATGTTGTAAAGAATGTTATTTCTCTACTATCGAGGAAAGTTAAAGGGCCGTCGTCAGATCCAGGTTTAAACAAGTCGAAACCAGACTTAGATTTAGAACTACTGCATATTTCCAGGGCATCGATGTGTTCGTCTAGTAATGATTCGGATATATGTAAAGATTTGAAGAGGATTAAAGATTCGACTAGTTCGCTTTAG
- the LOC118280305 gene encoding ubiquitin-fold modifier-conjugating enzyme 1: MVDEGTRKTLSSIPLLQTKAGPRDKELWTTRLKEEYQALIKYVQNNKAADNDWFRLESDKTGTKWFGKCWYVHNLLKYEFDLEFDIPITYPTTAPELALPGLDGKTAKMYRGGKICLTDHFKPLWARNVPRFGIAHAMALGLGPWLAVEIPELIEKGVVTYQEKSEEAK; this comes from the exons ATGGTAGATGAAGGTACTAGGAAAACGTTGAGCAGTATACCCTTGCTTCAAACTAAAGCTGGGCCCAGGGACAAGGAATTATGGACCACTAGGTTGAAAGAAGAATATCAGGCTCTTATTaag TACGTCCAAAACAACAAGGCAGCTGACAATGACTGGTTCAGGCTGGAGTCTGACAAAACCGGTACCAAGTGGTTCGGCAAGTGCTGGTACGTGCACAACCTGCTCAAGTATGAGTTCGATTTAGAGTTTGAC ATTCCAATAACATACCCGACAACAGCTCCGGAGTTGGCATTACCCGGTTTGGACGGTAAAACAGCTAAGATGTACCGCGGAGGCAAGATATGCTTGACGGACCACTTCAAGCCGCTGTGGGCACGGAATGTGCCTAGATTTGGTATCGCACACGCCATGGCTTTGGGG CTCGGACCCTGGTTAGCTGTGGAAATACCGGAGCTGATTGAGAAGGGAGTTGTAACATACCAAGAGAAATCCGAAGAAGCGAAGTAA
- the LOC118280294 gene encoding BLOC-1-related complex subunit 5 — protein MSYRNKGHTIAVPNISDPSRSNELPASGNNSPGTSICSDSELPYISYTVDRPIGDSPKASAKTQRSADSKKSMLQRRQLSLQARKNKRARDIVVVKQATDVQLDEDIQRLQEIPTFLPIMRGTLGLPGARDPEVLEGLDYRPWVRVTTRLQAHLAACAHPLATIEGGLAAKIKEADQEISRLYSQMVDKQRANARHAERLARVHEVSHQLSRCNSLLQQTLQDIEEINALLPEDKRLEPFVWSTE, from the exons ATGAGTTAC AGAAATAAGGGGCACACCATTGCAGTTCCTAATATATCAG ATCCTTCAAGAAGCAATGAGCTGCCAGCCAGCGGCAACAACTCTCCAGGCACCAGTATCTGCTCAGATTCAGAGCTTCCATACATATCATATACTGTGGATCGACCTATAGGAG ATTCACCAAAGGCCTCAGCGAAGACCCAGCGTAGTGCGGACAGCAAGAAGTCGATGCTGCAACGTCGGCAGCTGAGCCTACAAGCTCGCAAGAACAAGCGCGCCCGGGATATAGTAGTAGTCAAGCAGGCGACCGATGTACAGCTTGATGAAGATATACAGAGATTACag gaGATACCAACATTCCTACCTATCATGAGAGGTACACTCGGTCTGCCGGGTGCGAGAGACCCAGAGGTATTGGAAG GTTTAGACTACAGACCGTGGGTCCGAGTAACGACCAGACTGCAGGCGCACCTCGCTGCATGTGCTCACCCACTCGCGACCATCGAGGGCGGGCTAGCGGCTAAAATAAAAGAG GCCGACCAGGAAATATCACGCTTGTATTCCCAAATGGTGGATAAGCAGAGGGCGAACGCTCGCCACGCGGAGCGTCTAGCCAGGGTCCATGAAGTGTCACACCAATTGTCGAGATGCAACTCTTTGTTGCAACAG ACTCTACAAGACATAGAAGAAATTAACGCTTTACTTCCTGAAGATAAACGCTTAGAACCATTTGTGTGGAGCACAGAATAA